The following coding sequences are from one Poecilia reticulata strain Guanapo linkage group LG18, Guppy_female_1.0+MT, whole genome shotgun sequence window:
- the LOC103480969 gene encoding uncharacterized protein LOC103480969, with protein sequence MTARKEKVVFQKQTKQYHEHCCVPQCTASSKYNGLLSFHGFPRDLELRRQWLVSIRRDKLKLTLHSKVCSLHFTPDQLLQPKAAGGRRMVNRGAVPVLFPWSHQSVAPPTAGPGEPQRRPDPADPAVGFSLLDHDYCSVPEPADLDTAVNENETLKEEMNALKEPKIPSSFGLQRFAGSDDDIRFYTRFESYRLFLMFWRLVEPSVHKMIRSSGAAEGSSEVRSTHTRDSLQPIDELLLFLMYLAAGLQEGDLANRFQIQPSTASRIICSWADYLYSLLGSLCIWIDADAVRAQLPEDFRDFPDTRVIVGCSELRCQTPASALLHTEMSSKSKTQCVMRGLMGVAPHGAVTFVSSLYEGSVSDTELFMRSGLADRLTEDMAVMVGKGFLTSDLVKCKVYRPPFLGTKPQMASQNVLQAQKVARLRVRVERATRRVKENKLFDSVIPLSVVGNINKLFTVACLLVNYQNKPL encoded by the exons ATGACTGCTAGGAAAGAGAAAGTGGTATTTCAGAAGCAGACGAAGCAGTACCATGAGCACTGCTGCGTCCCTCAGTGCACAGCCTCCTCCAAATATAACGGCCTGTTAAGTTTTCACGGATTTCCAAGGGACCTTGAGCTGAGAAGGCAGTGGCTCGTAAGTATTCGGCGGGACAAGTTGAAGCTAACGCTGCACAGCAAAGTGTGCAGCCTTCACTTCACTCCGGATCAGCTGCTTCAGCCTAAAGCTGCCGGGGGCAGACGGATGGTGAACAGAGGAGCCGTCCCTGTGCTGTTTCCCTGGAGCCACCAGAGCGTCGCGCCCCCCACGGCCGGTCCGGGGGAGCCGCAGAGGAGGCCCGACCCAGCTGACCCGGCCGTGGGATTCAGCCTCCTGGATCATGATTACTGCTCTGTCCCGGAACCGGCCGACCTGGACACGGCAGTAAATGAAAACGAGACgttaaaagaggaaatgaaCGCCTTAAAGGAACCGAAAATCCCATCCAGTTTTGGATTACAAAGGTTCGCAGGGTCCGATGACGACATCCGGTTCTACACCAG GTTTGAGagttatcgtctcttcctgatGTTTTGGAGGCTCGTTGAACCGTCTGTCCATAAAATGATTCGTTCATCAGGAGCCGCTGAGGGAAGCAGCGAAGTCAGATCAACACACACG AGGGATTCCTTGCAGCCCATCGACGAGCTGCTCCTGTTCCTGATGTACCTGGCTGCAGGTCTGCAGGAAGGAGACCTAGCAAACCGGTTCCAGATTCAACCTTCCACTGCAAGCCGCATTATTTGTTCGTGGGCCGATTATTTGTACTCTCTCCTGGGTTCTTTGTGCATCTGGATCGATGCAGACGCCGTCCGAGCTCAGCTCCCGGAGGACTTCAGAGATTTTCCAGATACTCGGGTGATAGTTGGATGCTCTGAGCTCAGATGCCAAACTCCTGCTTCTGCTCTCCTCCACACTGAGATGTCCTCCAAATCCAAGACTCAGTGCGTAATGAGAGGTCTGATGGGAGTGGCTCCCCACGGTGCCGTGACCTTTGTGTCTTCACTCTATGAGGGGTCAGTCAGTGACACGGAGCTGTTTATGAGGTCGGGCTTGGCTGACCGTCTTACTGAAGACATGGCCGTCATGGTGggaaaaggattcctgacctctgacctcgtGAAGTGTAAGGTGTACCGTCCACCTTTTCTCGGCACAAAACCACAGATGGCGTCTCAAAACGTCCTGCAGGCACAGAAAGTCGCCCGTCTGCGCGTTCGCGTTGAGCGGGCGACCCGGAgagttaaagaaaacaaactgtttgaTTCTGTTATCCCTTTATCTGTGGTCGGAAACATTAATAAACTGTTTACAGTGGCCTGCCTGCTAGTCAACTACCAAAACAAACCGCTCTAA